A genome region from Perca fluviatilis chromosome 20, GENO_Pfluv_1.0, whole genome shotgun sequence includes the following:
- the LOC120549575 gene encoding uncharacterized protein DDB_G0285291-like, which produces MGRRRGADVLTETVKSLATAVLDQAAVVRALKDVIEAMKVQTSVLTQGAEDFTRRTGVKTKLCAGIRPTDEDTNTRATNPPGKTLAPNSEHTEETMAVAQTQIDTLIKRLQQPQQQQPQQQQPQQQPQSYQESHTQLQPLQSLMYLVPLLQQLNQPQAQNMWNRQQQQQQQQQQIAMETFPRQNPTENPFQYGTLTDEQRRMIAMEYNREESERQAASQKEHERMLDSIKASIRDVILEQQRSSTSTESLLTESSSNLSNMDTLQSLAKGTPYRRVRAKDEREPVGISQLMSELRELTKQISKRGTSHPDEEDSGEVVTMDTEDSPGPTPSTSNNQQPTEQQSNTAVMNKQQAGYLVPSGTGSSHTTSTAVEEFISAVVTKVV; this is translated from the coding sequence ATGGGTCGAAGGAGAGGCGCCGATGTGCTCACGGAGACTGTCAAATCCCTGGCTACAGCCGTGCTAGACCAGGCGGCGGTGGTGCGAGCGCTCAAGGATGTGATAGAGGCCATGAAGGTTCAGACTAGCGTACTAACTCAAGGAGCTGAGGATTTCACCAGACGTACCGGGGTGAAGACTAAACTCTGCGCTGGTATTAGACCTACTGACGAAGATACTAACACCAGAGCGACAAATCCACCGGGAAAAACTTTGGCACCTAACTCTGAACACACGGAAGAGACCATGGCAGTTGCCCAGACACAAATTGACACGCTGATCAAGCGGTTGCAGCAGCCTCAACAGCAGCAGCCTCAACAGCAGCAGCCCCAACAGCAACCTCAGTCATATCAAGAGTCGCACACGCAGCTACAACCCCTACAGAGTTTAATGTACTTGGTCCCGTTGCTCCAACAGCTCAACCAACCGCAAGCCCAAAACATGTGGAAtcgtcagcagcagcagcagcagcagcagcagcagatcgCAATGGAGACATTCCCCCGCCAGAATCCCACAGAGAACCCGTTTCAGTACGGGACTCTGACCGACGAACAGAGAAGGATGATAGCCATGGAGTATAACAGGGAGGAATCTGAGCGACAGGCAGCGTCGCAGAAAGAGCACGAGAGGATGCTCGATTCAATCAAGGCCAGCATAAGGGACGTGATACTAGAACAACAGCGCAGCTCCACGTCGACAGAGTCCTTGTTGACAGAGTCCTCGTCTAATCTATCCAATATGGACACGTTGCAGAGTTTGGCCAAGGGCACCCCATATAGGCGTGTGCGCGCCAAGGACGAGCGGGAGCCCGTGGGCATCTCGCAATTGATGAGCGAACTACGCGAGCTCACGAAGCAGATCTCAAAGCGCGGAACCAGCCACCCGGACGAGGAGGATAGTGGCGAAGTGGTCACGATGGACACTGAAGACAGTCCGGGGCCCACACCGTCAACTTCCAACAACCAGCAGCCCACCGAGCAGCAGTCCAACACAGCCGTGATGAACAAACAACAGGCCGGATACTTGGTACCCTCGGGTACAGGCAGCTCTCATACAACTTCTACAGCTGTGGAAGAGTTCATCTCAGCGGTTGTCACAAAGGTGGTGTGA